From the Gramella sp. Hel_I_59 genome, one window contains:
- a CDS encoding outer membrane protein transport protein: protein MKRLFLLSLFMLAAATTYAGGYRVSLQGQRGLAMGHTGVAVVNNAELAFFNPAGLVFLENKINASVGVSAVFSDVVWQNDEFGQVERTDSPVGTPFYAYFSYKLNEKLSLGLAAYTPYGSAVEWEKDWPGSHLVNDIELAAIYVQALASYKITDNLAVGGGPIYVSGSVNFNRNLNRTLSDLEGNRSNVTIDASNVSAFGWSAGVMWSPVDSLRVGVNYRSEILVEAEDGDADFENVPNSPLAPFSDTQFDATLPLPAELSVGVSYQLNEQWLFAFDYNRTFWDVYNSLDVDFANQPTANDSFNPRAYEDSNNYRFGVQYIANETFTLRAGYYFDGSPVQDGYFAPETPRNDSNNFTGGLSINVTDNVAIDAAFLYSRFKEIDATYSPDPSEFPDYEGAPFGGTYKSSAFVPGLGVTIKI from the coding sequence ATGAAAAGACTATTTTTACTTAGCCTGTTTATGTTGGCGGCGGCTACAACCTATGCCGGAGGTTACAGGGTAAGTCTACAGGGTCAGCGTGGTCTCGCTATGGGACACACCGGAGTTGCAGTTGTTAATAATGCAGAACTTGCGTTCTTCAACCCTGCCGGACTGGTATTCCTAGAGAACAAGATCAATGCATCTGTTGGTGTAAGTGCCGTATTCTCTGATGTAGTATGGCAAAATGATGAATTTGGACAGGTAGAAAGAACAGATAGCCCTGTGGGAACTCCGTTCTATGCTTACTTCTCTTATAAGTTGAACGAGAAATTAAGTCTTGGACTTGCAGCGTATACTCCTTATGGTAGTGCTGTAGAATGGGAAAAAGACTGGCCGGGATCTCACCTGGTAAATGATATCGAACTGGCTGCTATTTATGTGCAGGCGTTAGCTTCTTATAAGATCACCGATAACCTTGCAGTAGGTGGTGGTCCAATCTATGTTAGTGGTTCGGTTAATTTCAATAGAAATCTTAATAGAACTCTTAGTGATCTGGAAGGAAATCGTTCCAATGTTACTATAGATGCTTCTAATGTTAGTGCCTTTGGATGGTCTGCAGGTGTAATGTGGAGTCCGGTGGATAGTCTAAGAGTTGGAGTAAACTACCGCTCGGAAATTCTTGTAGAAGCTGAAGATGGTGATGCAGATTTCGAGAATGTTCCTAATTCTCCTCTTGCACCATTCAGCGATACTCAATTTGACGCTACGTTGCCACTTCCGGCAGAATTAAGCGTGGGAGTTTCTTACCAGTTAAACGAACAGTGGTTGTTCGCTTTCGATTATAACAGAACCTTCTGGGATGTATATAACTCATTGGATGTAGACTTTGCGAATCAACCTACTGCAAATGATTCTTTCAATCCTAGAGCTTACGAAGACTCCAATAATTATAGATTTGGTGTTCAGTATATCGCAAACGAAACCTTTACTTTGAGAGCTGGATACTATTTCGATGGTTCACCGGTGCAAGATGGGTATTTCGCACCTGAAACTCCGCGTAATGACTCCAATAATTTTACAGGGGGGTTATCTATTAATGTAACAGATAATGTAGCAATTGATGCAGCATTCCTTTATAGCAGATTTAAAGAAATAGACGCGACTTATTCTCCAGATCCCTCTGAATTTCCTGATTATGAAGGAGCGCCTTTTGGAGGAACTTATAAGTCAAGTGCATTTGTACCAGGTCTTGGTGTAACTATTAAAATTTAA
- a CDS encoding OmpH family outer membrane protein, giving the protein MKKRINFILVFLVIGLSTATAQKTIRLGYIDMEYILENVPEYQEASKQLESRVQEWKAEAETKMRAVEAMRSKLDNEKALLTRELIEERESEISYMEQQVLEYQQKRFGPNGDYMIQKKQLVRPIQDQVFTAVQQIAENRNFDFIFDRTSDVGMIYADKQYDVSETVLRTIKRTANREQLEGRDEVEEFEREENRTVEQDAEVTEREELVKERQTEREALIEARKKERDSLKAARQQEFEERRARILAERERKKDSLLKARETKNDTIN; this is encoded by the coding sequence ATGAAAAAAAGAATAAACTTCATATTAGTATTTCTAGTGATCGGTCTAAGTACAGCGACGGCTCAAAAGACGATTCGATTGGGATACATTGATATGGAATATATTCTTGAAAATGTTCCGGAATACCAGGAAGCTTCAAAGCAACTGGAAAGCCGTGTTCAGGAATGGAAAGCGGAAGCCGAAACTAAAATGCGCGCTGTTGAAGCCATGCGATCCAAACTGGATAATGAAAAAGCTCTTTTAACAAGAGAACTTATCGAGGAGCGTGAATCAGAAATTTCTTACATGGAACAACAGGTACTGGAATATCAGCAAAAACGATTCGGGCCCAATGGTGATTATATGATTCAGAAGAAACAATTGGTACGACCAATTCAAGATCAGGTTTTCACAGCAGTTCAGCAAATTGCTGAAAACAGAAATTTTGATTTTATTTTCGACCGCACTTCAGACGTTGGAATGATCTATGCAGACAAGCAATACGATGTAAGCGAAACGGTATTAAGAACAATTAAACGTACCGCCAATCGTGAGCAATTAGAAGGCCGAGATGAAGTAGAAGAATTTGAACGCGAAGAAAACAGAACGGTAGAACAGGATGCTGAAGTTACCGAACGGGAAGAACTGGTAAAGGAACGCCAGACTGAACGTGAAGCATTGATCGAAGCCAGAAAAAAGGAACGGGATTCTTTGAAGGCTGCGAGACAACAAGAATTTGAAGAAAGACGTGCAAGGATTTTAGCTGAGAGAGAACGTAAAAAGGACTCCTTGTTAAAAGCACGCGAAACTAAGAATGATACTATAAACTAA
- a CDS encoding isoprenyl transferase: MNYKDNLNLDKLPAHVAIIMDGNGRWAKQKGFLRASGHKEGTKAVRDTVEGCAEIGVKNLTLYAFSTENWNRPKLEVDTLMKLLVSSLKKEIKTLQDNDIRLHCIGNISNLPKKAKKELLDVIEKTSSNTRMTLTLALSYGSREEITSCFKQIAEKISNRELSIDAIDESVINEHLYTQNLPDVDLLIRTSGEQRISNFLLWQIAYAELYFTKILWPDYRREDLFEAIYNYQNRERRFGKTSEQLS; the protein is encoded by the coding sequence ATGAACTATAAAGACAATTTAAACCTTGACAAATTACCTGCGCACGTTGCCATTATTATGGATGGTAATGGACGATGGGCGAAACAGAAAGGTTTTCTTAGAGCTTCAGGTCACAAAGAAGGAACTAAAGCTGTTAGAGATACAGTAGAAGGTTGCGCTGAGATTGGCGTGAAAAACCTTACCCTCTATGCATTTTCTACGGAAAACTGGAACAGGCCAAAACTTGAGGTCGATACTCTTATGAAACTCCTGGTTTCATCGCTTAAGAAAGAGATCAAGACACTTCAGGACAACGATATTCGCCTTCATTGCATTGGAAATATTTCCAATCTTCCGAAGAAAGCGAAGAAAGAATTACTGGATGTTATAGAAAAAACTTCATCCAACACAAGAATGACCCTTACTTTGGCGTTAAGCTACGGGAGCAGGGAAGAAATTACCAGCTGTTTCAAACAAATCGCAGAGAAGATAAGTAACCGGGAATTATCTATTGATGCTATTGATGAATCAGTTATAAATGAGCATCTTTACACCCAAAATTTGCCAGATGTTGATCTATTGATCAGGACCAGCGGCGAACAACGCATTAGTAATTTCCTTTTATGGCAGATTGCTTATGCTGAATTGTATTTTACGAAAATCTTATGGCCAGATTACAGAAGGGAAGACCTTTTTGAAGCCATATACAACTATCAAAACAGAGAACGACGATTTGGAAAAACAAGTGAGCAACTCAGTTAG
- a CDS encoding pyridoxine 5'-phosphate synthase produces the protein MTKLSVNINKIATLRNARGGDVPNVLEAAKNIEKFGAEGITVHPRPDERHIRYADARELKPVLTTEFNIEGKPIQQFVDLVLEVKPAQVTLVPDAEDAITSNAGWDTIKHRDHLREVISEFKNHGIRTSIFVDPDLKIIEGAAETGADRIELYTEQFAVDYAKGMEDAAKSYAACSKLAYELKLGVNAGHDLSLDNIGYFSNNVPYLDEVSIGHALISEALYMGLEKTIQQYLKLLK, from the coding sequence ATGACGAAATTAAGTGTAAATATCAACAAGATCGCTACCTTAAGAAATGCACGTGGAGGAGATGTTCCAAATGTGCTGGAGGCTGCAAAAAATATTGAAAAGTTCGGGGCAGAAGGAATCACGGTTCACCCAAGACCAGATGAACGGCATATTCGTTATGCAGATGCAAGGGAATTGAAACCGGTGCTTACTACCGAATTTAATATAGAAGGGAAGCCTATTCAGCAATTTGTGGATCTTGTGCTGGAGGTGAAACCTGCTCAGGTTACACTGGTGCCAGATGCTGAGGATGCGATAACTTCCAATGCGGGCTGGGATACCATTAAGCATCGCGATCATTTGCGTGAAGTAATTTCAGAATTTAAAAATCATGGGATACGTACTTCGATCTTTGTGGATCCAGATCTAAAAATCATTGAAGGTGCTGCTGAAACCGGTGCAGATCGCATTGAACTTTATACGGAGCAATTTGCGGTAGATTATGCTAAAGGAATGGAGGATGCTGCGAAATCCTATGCTGCCTGTTCGAAGCTGGCTTATGAGCTGAAACTGGGAGTGAATGCCGGGCATGATCTTTCTCTTGATAATATTGGATACTTCAGTAATAACGTGCCGTATCTTGACGAGGTTTCAATTGGTCATGCATTGATTTCCGAAGCTTTATATATGGGACTTGAGAAAACTATTCAGCAATATTTGAAATTATTGAAATAA
- a CDS encoding NAD kinase, which yields MKIGIYGQFYHENAGHYIGQLLNLLDEKNVEVLIEEDFLQMIHDHNSIQKEYRQFSAFEELDNSFDLFFSIGGDGTILKSINYIRNLNIPIVGINTGRLGFLATIQKEQIESTLNEILEKKFTLSPRSVLTIETNTKDQDPVFSQIALNEIAVSRRNTTSMITVDTWLNDQFLTSYWADGLIIATPTGSTGYSLSCGGPVITPDADSLVITPIAPHNLNARPLVIRDGTKIKLKVSGREKTHLVSMDSRIATLENDTEIIISKAPYCINFVELTEDSFLNTLRKKLLWGEDKRN from the coding sequence ATGAAAATAGGTATTTACGGCCAGTTCTACCATGAGAATGCGGGTCATTACATTGGACAATTACTGAATTTGCTTGACGAGAAGAATGTGGAAGTTTTGATCGAAGAAGATTTTCTTCAAATGATCCATGATCACAATTCCATTCAGAAGGAATACCGCCAGTTTAGCGCGTTTGAAGAGCTGGACAATTCTTTTGACCTGTTCTTTTCTATTGGTGGAGATGGAACTATCCTCAAATCCATTAATTATATTAGAAACCTGAATATCCCCATTGTGGGAATCAACACTGGAAGACTCGGATTTCTTGCTACGATTCAGAAAGAACAAATAGAAAGCACCTTGAACGAAATCCTGGAAAAAAAATTCACACTTTCTCCACGTTCAGTACTCACGATAGAAACTAACACTAAAGATCAGGATCCGGTTTTCTCACAGATCGCTTTAAACGAAATCGCGGTAAGTAGAAGAAACACCACTTCCATGATTACTGTGGACACCTGGTTAAATGACCAATTCCTTACTTCTTACTGGGCAGATGGTCTTATTATCGCCACGCCTACAGGTTCTACCGGATATTCTTTAAGCTGCGGTGGCCCTGTAATCACTCCAGATGCAGACTCCCTGGTGATTACACCAATAGCTCCACACAATTTGAATGCGCGTCCACTGGTAATTAGAGATGGCACTAAGATCAAATTAAAGGTGTCTGGTCGGGAAAAAACGCATCTTGTATCCATGGATTCCCGAATTGCCACTCTGGAAAATGATACCGAAATAATTATTTCAAAAGCACCCTACTGCATAAATTTCGTGGAATTAACTGAAGACAGTTTCCTTAATACGCTACGAAAAAAGCTATTATGGGGTGAAGACAAACGGAATTAA
- a CDS encoding G-D-S-L family lipolytic protein, which yields MKNYFKYMAILALGIVSCEPELENSIEDGDFYTSGEADFSNYVALGNSLTAGYADGALYLSGQQNSFPSILAEKFSAVQETGEFIQPLVNDNAGGLLLGGNQITQNRFVLAVGANGPSPARYTGAQPTTEVSNKFAGPVNNMGVPGAKSYHLGAPNYGSVAGVAAGTANPYFARFSSSESATVLQDALAQDPTFFTLWIGNNDVLGYATSGGVGEYQETETNPALYGEGDITNPVIFNAVYGQLASSLAETADGVLINIPDVTSVPFFTTVPNNALALDAATATQLTQYFQAVSGVLTQVLIGQGVPAAQAQALAGQYAITFNEGPNRFLIDTPVTQTNPLGFRQMTEEELLVLTIDQGALASGYGSVQFTQSVGEVIAILQAGGMPTEAQVNTLFGAVSGIDDKDVLDNDELANIKDATTKFNNSIQTYADQFGLGYVDANALLTQLDNGGITFDGGSVNSDFVTGGAFSLDGVHLTPRGYAIIANAIIDEINTTYGSNVPKANVGSYGTVSLSQDVQ from the coding sequence ATGAAGAACTATTTTAAATATATGGCAATTCTGGCCCTGGGAATCGTTTCCTGTGAACCAGAACTAGAAAATTCTATTGAAGACGGAGATTTTTATACGAGCGGTGAGGCAGATTTCTCAAACTACGTTGCGCTTGGAAATTCGTTAACTGCAGGTTATGCTGATGGCGCGCTTTATTTAAGCGGTCAGCAAAATTCTTTTCCAAGTATTCTTGCTGAAAAGTTTAGTGCTGTACAGGAAACTGGAGAATTTATTCAGCCACTTGTAAATGATAATGCTGGTGGATTGCTCTTAGGAGGAAACCAGATCACGCAAAATAGATTTGTACTTGCAGTAGGAGCCAATGGCCCATCACCTGCAAGATACACCGGAGCTCAGCCTACTACCGAGGTTAGTAATAAATTTGCTGGACCTGTTAACAATATGGGTGTTCCCGGAGCTAAATCCTATCACCTTGGTGCTCCAAACTACGGTAGCGTAGCGGGAGTGGCTGCAGGTACTGCAAACCCATACTTTGCAAGATTTTCAAGTTCTGAAAGTGCTACGGTTCTTCAGGATGCCTTAGCTCAGGATCCTACATTTTTCACGCTATGGATCGGGAACAACGATGTGCTAGGATATGCAACATCAGGTGGTGTTGGAGAATACCAGGAAACTGAAACTAATCCTGCACTTTATGGTGAAGGTGATATCACGAATCCTGTGATCTTTAATGCAGTATATGGTCAATTAGCAAGTTCTCTAGCTGAAACGGCAGATGGTGTATTAATTAATATTCCGGATGTAACTTCAGTTCCTTTTTTTACAACTGTACCTAATAATGCGCTTGCATTAGATGCTGCAACAGCAACCCAATTGACTCAGTATTTCCAGGCAGTATCTGGAGTGCTAACTCAGGTGTTGATTGGTCAGGGTGTTCCTGCTGCTCAGGCTCAGGCTTTGGCAGGTCAGTATGCGATCACTTTCAACGAAGGTCCTAACAGATTTTTGATCGATACTCCTGTAACTCAAACAAATCCTTTAGGATTTCGTCAAATGACTGAAGAAGAATTATTAGTCTTAACGATCGATCAGGGTGCATTGGCAAGTGGTTATGGATCTGTACAGTTTACGCAGTCTGTAGGTGAAGTAATTGCTATTCTTCAAGCTGGTGGTATGCCAACTGAAGCTCAGGTGAACACTTTATTTGGTGCTGTAAGCGGTATAGATGATAAAGATGTGCTGGATAATGATGAGCTTGCAAACATTAAAGATGCAACTACAAAATTCAACAATTCAATTCAGACGTATGCAGATCAATTCGGTCTTGGATATGTAGATGCAAACGCTTTGCTAACTCAATTGGATAATGGTGGAATTACGTTCGATGGAGGAAGTGTAAATTCTGATTTTGTAACAGGAGGAGCATTTTCACTGGATGGGGTTCACTTAACTCCTAGAGGATATGCAATCATTGCTAACGCGATCATTGATGAGATCAATACAACTTACGGTTCTAACGTGCCTAAAGCAAATGTTGGTTCTTATGGAACAGTATCTCTAAGTCAGGACGTTCAGTAA
- a CDS encoding POTRA domain-containing protein, with translation MTKKIFTLFAFFFIFSIAAKAQDLPLGDSKKYTIGEIKVTGTTTYNEKTVLTYTGLKSGQELYIPGEKLRNVINKLWSLDLFSDINFYITNVEGNVADLELEIKEVPVLNQTTFTGLKKKSDRDELIDENSLKPGSKVTENLITTTRNYIQNKYKKEGYFNTDVYIQTKPVDDTTGANKVNMLVNVNKGDRVKIKSIDFNGNEQLSDAKLKRNMKNTKQKNIIRFWKRSKFVRADYQEDKTALINKYKEEGFRDARIVSDTLIKNDKETISLKLDIEEGNRYYVGNIDYLGNAAYTDEQLGKALGVKKGDIYNGVLIDERIQSREPNKTSIANIYQNNGYLFSNIDLVETNVYNDTIDFEVRILEGKEAFFDEIRVTGNNKTKDHVIYREMRTKPGQKYSQQAVVSTIRELGALGFFDAEQLNPEFVDPDPREGTLSLEYQVVESGASQIELQGGYGGGGFIGTLGLSFNNFSIQGLFDKDAYDPIPMGDGQTLSLRAQASTFYQTYSLSFREPWLGGEEPVSLSTSFSYTRQFLFDYVEREADKTRSFDILGVSIGLGKRLREPDQYATISNVVGFQRYDLNNYNTGLFTFGDGHSNNLYYQLGIVRDNTAFNPIFPTQGSKFDFSAKFTPPYSLWNGVDYGNLENDPEYQLRDDDGNLIDNNGNRVTSENSVADQEKVDQKKYNWLEFYKIKLAGSWYETLANFGPSSDLVLRTHAEFGFLGAYNSERGIPPFERYYLGGDGLGAFSLDGRETIQLRGYPNQSVVPIDRGVNDRDDGAVIYNKFSLELRFPITLKPAASIYALSFLEAGATYDNFRDYNPFQLNRSAGVGLRVFMPTFGLLGIDFGYGFDEIVGGQPGPNGWETHFIIGQQF, from the coding sequence ATGACAAAGAAGATTTTTACACTTTTCGCATTTTTTTTCATTTTCAGTATAGCTGCCAAAGCACAGGACCTTCCACTGGGAGATTCTAAGAAATACACCATTGGAGAAATAAAAGTTACCGGAACCACCACCTACAACGAAAAAACAGTCCTTACCTACACCGGGCTTAAATCTGGCCAGGAGCTTTATATTCCGGGTGAGAAGCTTAGAAATGTGATCAATAAACTCTGGTCGTTAGATCTATTTAGTGATATCAATTTCTATATCACCAATGTTGAGGGTAACGTAGCAGATCTTGAACTGGAGATCAAGGAAGTTCCTGTTTTAAACCAAACTACATTTACCGGTTTAAAGAAAAAGAGTGACCGCGACGAGCTTATAGATGAGAATAGCCTTAAGCCTGGCTCCAAGGTTACTGAAAACCTTATTACCACAACTAGAAATTATATTCAGAATAAATATAAGAAGGAAGGCTACTTCAATACAGATGTTTACATACAAACAAAGCCTGTTGATGATACTACCGGAGCGAATAAGGTGAATATGCTGGTAAACGTGAACAAAGGAGATCGCGTTAAGATCAAAAGCATTGACTTTAATGGTAACGAACAGCTATCAGACGCGAAGCTGAAGAGGAATATGAAGAACACCAAGCAAAAGAACATTATCAGGTTCTGGAAGCGTTCCAAGTTTGTTCGGGCAGATTATCAGGAAGATAAAACTGCGCTAATCAACAAGTACAAGGAAGAAGGTTTTCGTGATGCTCGTATAGTTTCAGATACTCTTATTAAGAATGATAAAGAAACTATTAGCCTGAAACTGGACATCGAAGAAGGTAACCGCTATTACGTTGGGAATATTGATTATCTAGGAAATGCTGCTTATACAGATGAGCAGTTAGGGAAAGCTCTTGGAGTTAAAAAAGGAGATATTTATAATGGTGTTCTTATCGATGAAAGAATCCAGAGTAGAGAACCTAATAAAACATCGATCGCCAATATATACCAGAACAACGGATATCTTTTCTCCAATATCGATCTTGTAGAAACGAATGTTTACAATGATACGATCGATTTTGAAGTAAGAATCCTTGAAGGGAAAGAGGCCTTTTTTGACGAGATAAGAGTAACTGGAAACAACAAGACCAAGGATCATGTGATCTACCGTGAAATGAGAACCAAGCCGGGCCAGAAATACAGTCAGCAGGCCGTGGTTTCTACTATTCGTGAATTAGGTGCACTTGGATTCTTTGATGCAGAACAATTAAATCCTGAATTTGTGGATCCAGATCCACGAGAAGGAACATTGAGCCTGGAATACCAGGTGGTAGAGTCAGGAGCCAGCCAGATCGAACTACAGGGTGGTTACGGTGGTGGTGGATTCATTGGAACACTGGGACTGTCGTTCAATAACTTTAGTATACAAGGCTTATTCGACAAGGATGCTTATGATCCAATTCCAATGGGAGATGGTCAAACCTTATCTCTTAGAGCACAGGCCAGTACTTTCTATCAGACCTACAGCTTATCCTTCAGAGAACCTTGGTTAGGTGGTGAAGAACCGGTTAGTTTATCTACATCTTTTAGCTACACCAGACAGTTTCTGTTCGATTATGTTGAAAGAGAAGCAGATAAAACAAGAAGTTTTGATATTCTTGGAGTAAGCATAGGTCTTGGAAAAAGACTTAGAGAACCAGACCAGTACGCTACGATTTCAAACGTGGTTGGCTTCCAGAGATATGACCTTAATAACTATAATACAGGACTGTTTACTTTTGGTGATGGTCACTCGAATAACCTTTATTACCAGTTAGGAATTGTAAGAGACAACACGGCTTTTAACCCGATCTTCCCAACGCAGGGTTCTAAATTTGATTTTAGCGCGAAGTTCACTCCTCCTTATTCATTATGGAACGGTGTAGACTACGGAAACCTGGAGAATGATCCGGAATACCAGTTAAGAGATGATGATGGTAACCTGATCGATAACAATGGAAACAGAGTAACTTCAGAAAATTCTGTTGCAGACCAGGAGAAAGTTGACCAGAAAAAATATAACTGGCTGGAATTTTACAAAATTAAACTGGCAGGAAGCTGGTATGAAACTTTAGCCAACTTTGGTCCAAGTAGTGATCTTGTTCTACGTACACATGCTGAATTTGGATTCCTTGGAGCTTACAACAGCGAAAGAGGTATTCCTCCATTCGAGCGTTACTATTTAGGTGGTGATGGTCTTGGAGCATTCAGTTTAGATGGTAGAGAAACCATACAGTTAAGAGGTTATCCAAACCAGTCTGTAGTACCTATTGATAGAGGAGTAAATGACAGAGATGACGGAGCGGTGATCTACAACAAATTTTCACTTGAACTTAGATTCCCTATTACATTGAAACCAGCTGCTTCTATCTATGCATTATCATTCCTTGAAGCAGGTGCTACTTACGACAACTTCAGAGATTACAACCCATTCCAGTTGAACAGATCTGCTGGTGTTGGACTAAGAGTATTTATGCCAACATTTGGATTACTTGGAATTGACTTTGGATATGGTTTCGACGAAATCGTAGGTGGTCAGCCAGGACCTAATGGTTGGGAAACACACTTTATCATAGGACAACAATTTTAA
- a CDS encoding alpha/beta fold hydrolase — protein MELHSIILGEGKPLLILHGFLGMSDNWKTLGKKFAEDGFQVHLIDQRNHGKSPHSDEFSYSSMAQDIVEYCKQHDLKNVFLMGHSMGGKTAMLTACENKELVTKLIIVDIAPKYYAPHHQQILKGLTALDNAQLSSRGDAEEFLGDYIKEPGVKLFLLKNLYWKTKEKLSLRMNLDILKEKINNLGEALYSGATYNGPVLFIVGEKSDYITEADHKLIKEHFPEAEVATISKAGHWVHAENMKDFYMRVSEFL, from the coding sequence ATGGAGTTACATTCGATCATACTGGGAGAGGGAAAGCCGCTACTTATATTACACGGATTCTTAGGAATGTCTGATAACTGGAAAACTTTAGGTAAGAAATTTGCCGAAGATGGTTTCCAGGTTCATTTGATTGACCAGAGAAATCACGGAAAGTCTCCGCATAGCGATGAGTTTTCGTACAGTTCTATGGCGCAGGATATAGTGGAGTACTGTAAGCAGCACGATCTTAAAAATGTATTTCTAATGGGTCATTCTATGGGTGGTAAGACGGCGATGCTTACGGCTTGTGAAAATAAGGAGCTCGTAACGAAATTAATCATTGTAGATATTGCGCCTAAATATTATGCGCCACATCATCAACAAATTTTGAAAGGCTTGACGGCTCTTGATAATGCGCAGCTAAGTTCTCGTGGTGATGCTGAAGAATTTCTGGGAGATTATATTAAGGAGCCTGGCGTAAAATTATTTCTTCTGAAGAATCTTTACTGGAAAACTAAAGAGAAGCTTTCATTACGAATGAATCTTGATATTTTAAAAGAGAAGATTAATAACCTAGGAGAAGCTTTGTATTCCGGGGCTACATACAATGGTCCGGTTTTGTTTATAGTTGGAGAGAAGTCTGATTATATCACGGAAGCAGATCATAAGCTCATCAAAGAACATTTTCCAGAGGCTGAAGTAGCTACAATATCAAAAGCAGGCCATTGGGTACATGCTGAGAATATGAAAGATTTTTATATGAGAGTGTCAGAATTTCTTTAA
- a CDS encoding DUF6089 family protein has protein sequence MRYLIAFIIMAFFTGNSYSQKYEVGVFAGGANFIGDVGKTTFILPNTPVGGFMAKWNVSPRHAWRLSLLYAKISADDTESNDTRRQQRGYSFDNTIAEASLGLEFNFWDFDLSEPLPQKTPYIYTGITYFKADHVYLKDGRAGNLSNEGTNWEFAIPMVFGYKEAITEHIIGALEIGARYTLTDNLDGSWPEEYLDRREPQLEFGNRNTNDWYVFTGLSFTFTFGRKPCYCF, from the coding sequence ATGAGGTACCTGATCGCATTTATCATAATGGCTTTTTTTACCGGAAATTCCTACTCTCAAAAATATGAAGTTGGGGTTTTTGCGGGTGGTGCCAATTTTATAGGAGACGTTGGAAAAACTACTTTCATCCTTCCCAATACGCCCGTTGGAGGTTTTATGGCGAAGTGGAACGTTAGTCCGCGACACGCATGGAGACTGTCATTATTGTATGCGAAAATCTCAGCAGATGATACAGAGTCTAATGACACCAGAAGACAACAGCGTGGTTATTCTTTCGATAATACGATTGCTGAAGCTTCACTGGGACTGGAATTTAATTTCTGGGATTTTGACTTATCTGAGCCTTTACCACAAAAGACACCTTATATATATACCGGAATCACCTATTTCAAGGCAGATCATGTCTATTTGAAAGATGGCAGAGCCGGGAATCTATCCAATGAAGGTACTAATTGGGAATTCGCTATTCCGATGGTTTTTGGCTATAAAGAGGCTATCACCGAGCATATTATTGGTGCGCTGGAAATTGGAGCCCGCTATACATTAACAGATAACCTGGATGGAAGCTGGCCTGAAGAATATTTAGACCGAAGAGAACCTCAACTGGAATTCGGGAATAGAAATACGAATGACTGGTATGTTTTTACCGGATTGTCATTCACATTCACATTTGGGCGTAAGCCATGTTACTGCTTTTAG
- a CDS encoding CBS domain-containing protein, protein MSLQEYILNDVEILSLSEKIGEVHRLFNQLTYTHLPVAENGIYIGCISENDVRCFDNDKTLGDYRYALEGFFARESNYWLDSLEAFAQNNSNILPVLNDENLYIGYVELNEMISLFKETPFLHEPGNIIVVEKAFKDYTLGEVSQIVESNNAHLLGTFVSKIENDMAQITLKISPSGMTEIIQSFRRYGYIIISEHQEDTFNKNLKDRSKYLDKYLNI, encoded by the coding sequence ATGAGTTTGCAGGAATACATTCTAAATGATGTGGAGATCTTGAGCCTTTCAGAAAAGATTGGAGAAGTACACAGATTATTTAATCAACTTACTTATACCCATCTTCCCGTTGCGGAGAATGGCATTTATATTGGTTGCATTTCAGAAAATGATGTGCGTTGTTTTGATAATGATAAGACCCTTGGCGATTATCGTTATGCGCTCGAAGGATTTTTTGCACGTGAAAGTAATTACTGGCTGGACAGCCTGGAAGCCTTTGCCCAGAACAACTCCAATATATTACCAGTTCTGAATGATGAGAATCTTTATATAGGATATGTAGAGTTGAATGAAATGATCTCTTTATTCAAGGAAACACCTTTTCTACATGAGCCAGGAAACATTATTGTGGTGGAAAAAGCATTTAAAGACTACACGCTTGGAGAAGTTAGCCAGATCGTAGAATCCAATAATGCGCATCTACTGGGAACTTTTGTTTCAAAGATAGAGAATGACATGGCTCAGATAACCCTGAAGATATCACCTTCGGGAATGACCGAAATCATTCAGTCGTTTAGAAGATATGGGTATATTATTATTTCTGAACATCAGGAAGACACTTTCAATAAAAATTTAAAGGATAGATCAAAATATCTTGATAAATACCTGAATATATAA